The genomic segment GGCACAAGACTTGCATTGCAAATCAGTTTAACAAGCGCTCCTGTCCTTGATTTCTTAAGCATAGTTATGCGTCCACTGCTAATAGTTCTTGAACGTCTACTACCAATTATCACTGCCAAGAGCGAGCTAACAACAGACGAAGAAGAAATAAGACAGATGGCCAGACTTGGATCTCAAATAGGTCAAATAGAAGCTGATGAGGCTGCAATGATATCCAAAGTTTTCCAGCTAAATGATCTTACTGCTAAAGATTTGATGACTCCACGAGTTGCCGCTCCAACACTTCCAGGAAGAGTTTCTTTGCAATCTGTCAAATCAAACTTATTAGAAAATAATGCAACATGGTGGGTAGTATTAGGTGAAGAAGTAGACAAGGTTGTTGGAGTTGCTAACCGTGAAAAGTTATTAGCCTCTTTACTTCAAGGAGACTCTCATTTAACTCCTTATGATCTAAGCGAGAATGTAGAGTTTGTACCCGAAATGATTCGAGTAGATAGACTACTTCTTGGTTTTAATGAAGACAAAAATGGAGTTAGAGTTGTGGTAGATGAGTTTGGTGGATTTGTTGGTTTAATAGGAGCAGAAGCTGTATTGGCAGTTTTAGCTGGTTGGTGGAGGAAGTCAAATAAATGATTTACCAAAGAGATATAGCTACAAAATGCAAGTTTTTACTTGGTCAATGGAAAGAGAACTTAAATCTCACTAATTACGAAAGAACAAAATTTGAAGACACTTTAAATCAACTTGATTTTCAAATAAATAAATTAGAGAAAAAAGAACTACAGATATCAGTGCATGGCAGAGTAGGAGTTGGCAAATCAAGCTTATTAAATGCATTAATTGAAAAGCAAGTATTTCCAACTGATATAATTAATGGTAATACAAAAACCAGTAAATCTTATAAATGGGACGAAAGATTTCAAGGCTTAAATAAGGTTGAGCTAATCGACTCTCCCGGCATAGATGAAATAAATAATTCTAATAAAGAAGAAATAAATTTTAATACTGTCCTAGACACAGATTTAATACTTTATGTAATTGATAGTGATATAACGAGAGTCGATATGAACTCCATTGAAGATCTATTAAGGCATAACAAACCAATACTAATAGTCTTAAATCGTTGTGATCAATGGAATAGAAGAGAAACAAAACTAATACTCTCAAGTGTTCACAGAAAATTATCATTTTGCAAACAAAAGGTTAAAATCGCTCTAGTATCCTCATCTCCAAGGAAAGCAAAAATAAAACCAGACGGAACTATTAGGAGTGAGAAAACAATCCCTAAAGTTGATATTCTCAAAAATGAACTTAAAGATATTATCGACCAAAGTGGTGATTTTTTTCTTTGTATAAATACTTTAAGAATTGCAGACCGATTCTATAACTTACTCAAAGAGAATCGACTACTGAAAAAGAAAAAAGAAGCACAAAATTTAATCGGCAGATATGCAACTTTAAAAGCCTCAGGGGTAGCACTTAATCCCTTCTTAATGATTGATCTTATTACCGGTCTAGCTTTTGATAGTTCTCTTATTATTCAACTAAGTAAATTATATGGGTTAGAAGTAGGTGGCCCCACCGCCAGGCAATTAGTAAAAAAGCTTAGTTTCCAAAATTCATTATTAGGGGGTGCGCAGATAGGAATACAAATTACTTTAAATATTCTCAAGCAAATAATGATATTTGCAGCACCTCTGACTGGAGGATTAAGCCTTGCTCCCACTGCTCCTATAGCCATTGCTCAAGCAGCTCTTGCTATTCATGCGACAAAACTTATAGGTCGTCTCGCAGCTTATAAATTTCTAATGGGGACAAGTAGAAATGATGGCAGGCCTCGATTAATGTTGAAATATCTTCTCAAAAACAACTCAGACTTTAGAATAATGATTGGTGACTTTAAATTTCTTACATCAAGTACGGAAAAAAATAAAAATTATTTGTTGCCATGAAACTCAAAAATAATTCAATAGCTTTATTTGGTACAAGTGCTGATCCACCTACTCTTGGTCACGAGGCCTTATTAAGTGAATTAACAAAAATCTTCCCAAAGGTTATAACTTGGGCAAGTGATAACCCTGATAAAAACCATCAAATTCCACTTTTGAAAAGGACTCAGCTTTTAAGGATTCTGGTAAAAAAAATCTCGCATCCTAAATTAGAACTAGTTCAAGAATTGAGTAGCCCTAGGACAATTCATACTCTAAAAAAAGCTTTCCAACTATGGCCTGAAGCGAGTTTTAGTTTTGTAATTGGTAGTGATTTGGCTATGCATGTTCCAAAGTGGCTTAATGCTAAGTCTATTCTCAGCAAGGTAAGAATAGCTATCGCGATGAGAGATGGATGGCCAATTAGCGATGTACAGCTAGCCGAAATTAAAAAGCTTGGCGGCAAAATTGAGATATTACCTTTTACAATACCTGAATCATCAAGTTCAAAATTTAGAGAGAGACCTCAAAAAGTACTTATTCCTAAGGAGCTTGTCCCATTACTGCTTGAAGAGAATCTATACGGTCTAGCAGATAACAGAAAATGAAATTAGCTCTGGCCCAACTAAATCCAGTTATTGGAGATCTCGATGGTAATTCCAAGAAAATATTTGAAATATGCGAAGAGATCAAAGACAAGGATGTGGATCTAGTAATAACACCAGAGCTTTCTTTAATCGGCTACCCTCCAAAAGACTTATTATTTAATCCAAGACTTTTTGAAGAAGAAAAAGATGTCCTAAATAAATTAAGCAAAAGATTAAGTAATCTTAGTCAAAACTTATCTGTATTAATTGGTATTGCAGAACCAACTCCAGATATAGAAATTCCTAAACTCTACAATTCAGTTGTGCTTTTAGAAAAAGGTACCTGGAGAATCGTAGCCAGGAAGCAACTCCTACCTACTTACGATGTATTTGATGAAAAACGTTATTTTCGTTCCGCAGAGAATAGTAGTATTTTAAGTTTTAATTTTCAAAAAAAACTTTGGAAGATAGGAATCACTATCTGTGAAGACATATGGGTTGAGCAAAATCTACAAAATGAAAAGATCCTAGGGAAAGATCCTTTAAAACTCTTAGAAAACGAAAAATTAGATTTGCTTATCAATCTTTCAGCTTCTCCATTTATTGAATCGAAAAGTTTAATACGTCAACGCATAGCAGCCAAGGCAGCCATACGTCTTTCATGCCCGGTGATCTATGTCAATCAAGTAGGAGGGAATGATGAATTGATCTTTGACGGATCTAGTTTTGCGCTTAATAAAGAAGGCGAGTTAAAACAAGAACTTCCTAGTTTTAAAGAGTCAGTTGGTCTTTGTGATATATCTTCCCTCAAGCAACAAGCTTCGATATTAAGTAAATATCCAACATCACAAGAAGTCATTTTCAGGGCTCTAGTGCTTGGAGTTAAAGATTATGCAAGAAAATGTAATTTCCACAGTGCCGTTATCGGATTAAGTGGGGGTATTGACTCAGCCCTAGTAGCAACTATTGCAGTAGCAGCTTTAGGTATCTCTAAAGTTCATGCGATTTTAATGCCTTCTCCATGGAGTTCAGCGGGGTCCGTAAAAGATGCAACCACATTAGCTAATCGACTGGGAATAAATCATCAAAAGATTCCGATCTCAGATGTAATGAATAGTTTTAACGATATTTTATCCAATTCAATATGGGGAATGCCAACCGGTATCACAGCTGAGAATCTACAATCTCGCATTAGGGGAACAATATTGATGGCCATAGCAAATCAAAAAAAACATTTACTTCTATCAACAGGAAACAAGTCAGAACTTGCCGTAGGATATTGCACACTTTACGGAGACATGAATGGGGGCTTGTCTGTAATTGGAGATCTTTATAAGACAAGTGTATTTGATCTATGTGATTGGATAGATAGTGAATCGTCATCAAGTTGTAGAAATGATTTTTCTCTCCCTGAAAAAGGAGAAATTATAAGCTCTGAGATAAGAGACAAGCCTCCAAGCGCTGAATTACGGCCAGAACAATTAGATAGCGACTCTTTGCCTGAGTATTCCATTCTTGATCAAATACTAAAAGGATTAATTGAACAGCACTTACCAACTGAGGTGTTAATAGAAAAAGGATTTGATAAAAAAATTGTTCATAAAGTAGCCAACCTTTTAAAGAACGCTGAATTCAAACGTTATCAAGCACCTCCTTTATTGAAAATTAGTAATCAAGCATTTGGAAGTGGGTGGAAAAAACCTATAGCCTCAGGACAAATCCTTTAATTAACTTCTATTCGTCATTCAATTGCTTTAAACAATCAATTGGTCTTCGCAGAGACTTAACATTAATCGCATGACGTAAAGCTGTTATTAATCCTGCAGCCTCTATATAATTCTCAGCATACAAAATATTCTTATCTCTATTACCACTTAAGCTATCCAGCCTCATCTTTGTAGAGCTAACATTTAATACTCCTTGATTGGAAACTATTATCAAAGGAATAAATCTTTCGATACAAGACAAGACGGCCTCGCCACCTAATGCCCCCTGTGGCACAACAACAGCTCCTAAATCTCTATTACTTAAAAAAGTGTTGACCTGGAACAAAGTATTTTCTTTAACTTTCATTTCTGACTTATAAATTAGATCAGGTGCACGACTAAGACCAACTAAAACACTTTGCAGAAATGTATATCCTATTTCCTCTCCAGAGGTTCGAGGATCTAGATCATAATCAATTGGCAAGGGTGCTAAGCCAGGTGCGTGTGCACATGGAATCAATAAATGTTTTACAAGGAAATGACTTATTACAGCTTCGACCCCCGCAATAATATCTACGCCATGACCTTGTCGATAAAGCTTAGTTTCTAATTCATCACTTTCATCAGGAAAGCGAGTTACCACAGCAATTGCTGTTGCGCCAGCTTGCTTAAGTTTTTCAGCAGCTCTTAAAAGAACATCTGGTTCTTCAATATTTCCCCAACTTGAGCCACTCATACCTTTTTTTAGATTAATTTGTATGGCTTTTTCAGTAGTCATTACAGGGCCAATATCTAGACCCAAACTTGCGACACAGCCATCGGCAACTTGTAAATGTCTTTTCTTTAAATCAGACTCTAATCCAGCATCTAATAGTAAACCAACTTTTTGTTGTCTTACTGGTTTTAAAAACACTTCTCCAGAGGCGAAAAGATTTAAACTATATCCTTCTACATATTGGATACAATTATCTGGCCAATATAAAGACCCACCATTCATAACATTAGGATGAGTTATTAAACATCCACTCGCAGAAGCTAAGAGTCTTGCTGCAGGGATTGCATCCCCTGCGTATCCACCAACATTGCACCCTATGCCAGTAGGAATAATCAATAATGTTGGCAAAGGTTCAGCATTAGTCATAAAGAAATCAATTCAATTCAGGATTAATACCTTTACACTTATCTTGATTGATCATCAACACAACTTCGACCGATATTATCTGGACGTTTTTTTCAGGATGATTAGTCACGGAAGTAATGGCCCACCTAAGTGGTTCACCATATTCCAATAGCTTAGATAAAATATAATTTTTCAAGTCAAATACACTTAATTCAAAAGGCCAATCAAGGTCTATTTCTATAAATTCAAGATTCACTTTATTAATGACTTATACTTCTAGAATTCGTGAAGGCAGAGATAAGTAAGAAACTATGCTGAAGCTCCACCGACAACTTCTAATATTTCTTGCGTAATTGCTGCTTGTCGAGCCTTATTATAATCAATAGTAAGATTTTTAGCCAATTCCTTAGCATTATCACTAGCATTATTCATCGCAGTCATTCTACTCGCCAATTCTGAAGCAGCGGACTCCTGTAATGCACGTAATAATTGATTCTGTAAATAAAGAGGTAAAAGAGCATTCAAAAGCTGATCGGGACTTTGTTCAAACACAATATCCGATGGTAGTTTCGGCTCTTCATTAGAAGGAGCAGCATCTTTCTCAATAATTAATTGGCTATCTTTTGTAGTTAATCTAAAAATTTCGTCTTCTGAATCTGCTATTCCTTGAGGATCTAAAGGTAATAGAGTTTGTATTGTTGGATTACAACTAACCAAACTTACAAACTTAGTAAAAATGACCTCTACTCGATCAGTACTTTCAGAGAGAAATTCTGCTAATACTTCACTAGTTATAGAGGCAGCATCCTCAGAAGTTGGGACTTGTTCTAATTCTTTAAAAGTAGCCCTAATCTTGTAAAGACTAGATCTATTTTCGAAATATCCTATTGCTTTTTTACCAATTAGAACTAAATCGGGGCTATATCCTTGACCTTTCAATTCGGCATATCGCTTCTCTGTTCGTTTGATTATGTTCGCATTATATCCCCCACATAATCCTCTATCTCCAGTGACAGCTAAGAGAGTAATTGTCTTAACTTCACGCTTGTTTAAAAGAGGAGAGTCAGCGGCTTCAAACTGCATTCTTGATTGAATATTTTCTAAAACCCTTGCCAATCGATCAGCAAAAGGTCTGCTCCTTAAGACCTGATCCTGTGCTCTGCGAACTTTCGCAGCAGCAACAAGTCTCATTGCTTCTGTGATTTTCCTAGTATTTTTGACAGAGACAATTCT from the Prochlorococcus marinus str. NATL2A genome contains:
- a CDS encoding CNNM domain-containing protein, which codes for MSQDILLLTALVAVILMGSAMCSGIEAALLAVNPLRVHELARRKPKVLGARRLEKLRHRIGRTLTVVTIANNSFNIFGSLMVGSYATYIFQDRIGNVKPIFFVGLTILVLLLGEIVPKALGTRLALQISLTSAPVLDFLSIVMRPLLIVLERLLPIITAKSELTTDEEEIRQMARLGSQIGQIEADEAAMISKVFQLNDLTAKDLMTPRVAAPTLPGRVSLQSVKSNLLENNATWWVVLGEEVDKVVGVANREKLLASLLQGDSHLTPYDLSENVEFVPEMIRVDRLLLGFNEDKNGVRVVVDEFGGFVGLIGAEAVLAVLAGWWRKSNK
- a CDS encoding GTP-binding protein codes for the protein MIYQRDIATKCKFLLGQWKENLNLTNYERTKFEDTLNQLDFQINKLEKKELQISVHGRVGVGKSSLLNALIEKQVFPTDIINGNTKTSKSYKWDERFQGLNKVELIDSPGIDEINNSNKEEINFNTVLDTDLILYVIDSDITRVDMNSIEDLLRHNKPILIVLNRCDQWNRRETKLILSSVHRKLSFCKQKVKIALVSSSPRKAKIKPDGTIRSEKTIPKVDILKNELKDIIDQSGDFFLCINTLRIADRFYNLLKENRLLKKKKEAQNLIGRYATLKASGVALNPFLMIDLITGLAFDSSLIIQLSKLYGLEVGGPTARQLVKKLSFQNSLLGGAQIGIQITLNILKQIMIFAAPLTGGLSLAPTAPIAIAQAALAIHATKLIGRLAAYKFLMGTSRNDGRPRLMLKYLLKNNSDFRIMIGDFKFLTSSTEKNKNYLLP
- a CDS encoding nicotinate-nucleotide adenylyltransferase; amino-acid sequence: MKLKNNSIALFGTSADPPTLGHEALLSELTKIFPKVITWASDNPDKNHQIPLLKRTQLLRILVKKISHPKLELVQELSSPRTIHTLKKAFQLWPEASFSFVIGSDLAMHVPKWLNAKSILSKVRIAIAMRDGWPISDVQLAEIKKLGGKIEILPFTIPESSSSKFRERPQKVLIPKELVPLLLEENLYGLADNRK
- a CDS encoding NAD+ synthase, which codes for MKLALAQLNPVIGDLDGNSKKIFEICEEIKDKDVDLVITPELSLIGYPPKDLLFNPRLFEEEKDVLNKLSKRLSNLSQNLSVLIGIAEPTPDIEIPKLYNSVVLLEKGTWRIVARKQLLPTYDVFDEKRYFRSAENSSILSFNFQKKLWKIGITICEDIWVEQNLQNEKILGKDPLKLLENEKLDLLINLSASPFIESKSLIRQRIAAKAAIRLSCPVIYVNQVGGNDELIFDGSSFALNKEGELKQELPSFKESVGLCDISSLKQQASILSKYPTSQEVIFRALVLGVKDYARKCNFHSAVIGLSGGIDSALVATIAVAALGISKVHAILMPSPWSSAGSVKDATTLANRLGINHQKIPISDVMNSFNDILSNSIWGMPTGITAENLQSRIRGTILMAIANQKKHLLLSTGNKSELAVGYCTLYGDMNGGLSVIGDLYKTSVFDLCDWIDSESSSSCRNDFSLPEKGEIISSEIRDKPPSAELRPEQLDSDSLPEYSILDQILKGLIEQHLPTEVLIEKGFDKKIVHKVANLLKNAEFKRYQAPPLLKISNQAFGSGWKKPIASGQIL
- a CDS encoding DUF3326 domain-containing protein encodes the protein MTNAEPLPTLLIIPTGIGCNVGGYAGDAIPAARLLASASGCLITHPNVMNGGSLYWPDNCIQYVEGYSLNLFASGEVFLKPVRQQKVGLLLDAGLESDLKKRHLQVADGCVASLGLDIGPVMTTEKAIQINLKKGMSGSSWGNIEEPDVLLRAAEKLKQAGATAIAVVTRFPDESDELETKLYRQGHGVDIIAGVEAVISHFLVKHLLIPCAHAPGLAPLPIDYDLDPRTSGEEIGYTFLQSVLVGLSRAPDLIYKSEMKVKENTLFQVNTFLSNRDLGAVVVPQGALGGEAVLSCIERFIPLIIVSNQGVLNVSSTKMRLDSLSGNRDKNILYAENYIEAAGLITALRHAINVKSLRRPIDCLKQLNDE
- a CDS encoding F0F1 ATP synthase subunit gamma; the protein is MANLKDIRDRIVSVKNTRKITEAMRLVAAAKVRRAQDQVLRSRPFADRLARVLENIQSRMQFEAADSPLLNKREVKTITLLAVTGDRGLCGGYNANIIKRTEKRYAELKGQGYSPDLVLIGKKAIGYFENRSSLYKIRATFKELEQVPTSEDAASITSEVLAEFLSESTDRVEVIFTKFVSLVSCNPTIQTLLPLDPQGIADSEDEIFRLTTKDSQLIIEKDAAPSNEEPKLPSDIVFEQSPDQLLNALLPLYLQNQLLRALQESAASELASRMTAMNNASDNAKELAKNLTIDYNKARQAAITQEILEVVGGASA